The following proteins are co-located in the Pedobacter frigiditerrae genome:
- the leuD gene encoding 3-isopropylmalate dehydratase small subunit — MAYDKFNVLRSTAVPLPIENIDTDQLIPARFLKATERVGFGDNLFRDWRYNPDNTPKKDFVLNNPIYSGKILVGGKNFGSGSSREHAAWAVYDYGFRCVVSSFFADIFKNNCLNIGVLPVQVSAEFADKIFTAVLANPNTELEVDLDAQTISILGTDEKESFDISPYKKHNMLNGFDDIDYLQSIKTEIEDFATKLPF; from the coding sequence ATGGCTTACGATAAATTTAACGTCTTAAGAAGTACAGCAGTACCTCTTCCGATAGAAAACATAGATACCGATCAGTTAATTCCGGCTCGCTTTTTAAAAGCAACAGAAAGAGTTGGCTTTGGCGATAACTTATTCCGCGACTGGAGATACAATCCAGATAATACACCTAAAAAAGACTTCGTATTAAATAATCCTATTTACAGTGGGAAAATTTTAGTTGGAGGTAAAAACTTTGGTTCTGGTTCATCTAGAGAACATGCTGCTTGGGCAGTATACGATTATGGTTTTAGGTGTGTAGTATCTAGTTTTTTTGCAGATATCTTCAAAAATAACTGTTTAAACATTGGTGTTTTACCAGTACAAGTGAGTGCTGAATTTGCTGACAAAATCTTTACTGCAGTTTTAGCAAATCCTAACACAGAACTAGAAGTGGATTTAGATGCACAAACTATCTCTATTTTAGGAACTGATGAAAAAGAATCATTTGATATTAGTCCGTACAAAAAACATAACATGTTAAACGGATTTGATGACATCGATTATTTGCAAAGCATCAAAACAGAAATTGAAGACTTTGCTACTAAACTTCCATTTTAG
- the leuC gene encoding 3-isopropylmalate dehydratase large subunit translates to MSKTLFDKVWDAHVVRQIEGGPDVLFIDRHLIHEVTSPVAFLGLKSRGIKVLYPERTFATADHNTPTINQHLPVADPLSANQLAALESNSNEYGISHWGLGHQKNGIVHVVGPEYGITQPGSTIVCGDSHTSTHGAFGAIAFGIGTSEVEMVLATQCIMQQKAKKMRINVNGKLGLGVTPKDVALFIISKLTTSGATGYFVEYAGDVFENMTMEGRMTVCNLSIEMGARGGMIAPDETTFNYVKGREFSPKGEAWEKALAYYKTLKTDEGAVFDKELTFDGSSIEPMITYGTNPGMGIGISQDIPDAENVEGGVATYAKSLGYMGFSEGESMIGKKVDYVFVGSCTNGRIEDFRAFASIVKGKHKADDVTVWLVPGSHIVESQIKEEGLLDIFTEAGFTLRQPGCSACLAMNDDKIPAGKYAVSTSNRNFEGRQGPGSRTLLASPLVAAAAAVTGVVTDPRTLIM, encoded by the coding sequence ATGAGCAAGACATTATTTGATAAAGTGTGGGATGCACATGTGGTGCGTCAAATTGAAGGAGGACCAGATGTACTTTTTATTGATCGTCATCTTATTCACGAAGTAACCAGTCCAGTTGCGTTTCTAGGCTTAAAAAGCAGAGGGATAAAAGTATTATATCCAGAACGTACATTTGCTACAGCAGATCATAATACACCAACAATTAATCAACATTTACCTGTTGCTGATCCGCTTTCTGCAAATCAGTTAGCAGCACTTGAATCAAATTCAAACGAGTATGGCATTAGTCATTGGGGATTAGGACACCAAAAAAATGGCATTGTACACGTTGTAGGTCCAGAATATGGCATTACGCAACCAGGTTCAACCATCGTTTGCGGCGATTCGCACACCTCAACCCATGGTGCTTTTGGTGCTATTGCCTTTGGTATTGGGACTTCTGAAGTTGAAATGGTTTTGGCCACTCAATGCATTATGCAGCAAAAAGCAAAGAAGATGCGCATCAATGTGAATGGGAAATTAGGCCTTGGCGTTACACCTAAGGATGTAGCCTTGTTCATTATCTCTAAACTAACTACTTCTGGTGCTACTGGATATTTTGTAGAATATGCTGGTGATGTTTTTGAAAACATGACGATGGAAGGAAGAATGACCGTTTGTAACCTAAGTATCGAAATGGGTGCTCGTGGTGGTATGATTGCTCCAGATGAAACAACTTTCAACTATGTTAAAGGACGTGAGTTTTCTCCAAAAGGTGAAGCATGGGAAAAAGCATTGGCTTATTATAAAACCTTAAAAACAGATGAAGGTGCAGTATTCGATAAAGAATTAACCTTCGATGGTTCTTCAATTGAACCGATGATTACTTACGGAACCAATCCTGGTATGGGAATTGGCATTTCACAAGATATTCCTGATGCAGAAAATGTAGAAGGCGGTGTAGCTACTTATGCCAAATCTTTGGGATATATGGGTTTTTCTGAAGGAGAATCAATGATCGGCAAAAAGGTTGACTATGTGTTTGTTGGAAGTTGTACAAATGGCCGTATTGAAGATTTTAGGGCATTTGCATCTATTGTGAAAGGAAAGCATAAAGCTGATGATGTAACCGTATGGTTAGTTCCAGGATCACATATCGTAGAAAGTCAAATTAAAGAAGAAGGCTTATTGGATATTTTTACTGAGGCGGGCTTTACTTTACGCCAACCAGGTTGTTCTGCATGTTTAGCCATGAATGATGACAAAATCCCAGCAGGAAAATATGCGGTAAGTACTTCAAACAGAAATTTTGAAGGCAGACAAGGCCCTGGATCTAGAACATTATTGGCTAGTCCGCTTGTTGCCGCAGCAGCTGCTGTAACTGGAGTTGTTACCGATCCAAGAACACTTATAATGTAG
- a CDS encoding 2-isopropylmalate synthase yields the protein MLHDPNKVYVFDTTLRDGEQVPGCQLTTPEKIEIAKELEALGVDIIEAGFPISSPGDFQSVVELSKAVSQPIICALTRANKGDIDSAVAALQYAKRPRIHTGIGSSDMHIKHKFNSTREEILARAVDAVKYAKQFVEDIEFYAEDAGRADINFLAQMVEAVIAAGATVVNIPDTNGYCLPDQYGQKIKFLKDNVQNIDQAIISVHCHNDLGLATANSVAGLQNGARQIEGTINGIGERAGNTSIEEVVMILKTHQNLGLHTNINTKNFYEISRMVSSQMRMPVQPNKAIVGSNAFAHSSGIHQDGFLKNRENYEIIRPEDVGFPDATIVLTARSGRHALKFHLERLGHNLSKDDLATAYHQFLTIADRKLDINDEDLTLMMRELLSVER from the coding sequence ATGTTACACGATCCGAACAAAGTTTACGTATTTGACACCACCTTGCGTGATGGAGAACAAGTACCTGGTTGTCAATTAACAACACCTGAGAAAATTGAAATTGCCAAGGAGCTTGAAGCACTGGGTGTGGATATTATCGAGGCAGGTTTTCCGATATCGAGTCCAGGTGATTTTCAAAGCGTAGTGGAACTGTCTAAAGCAGTTTCTCAACCCATCATCTGTGCCTTAACTCGTGCGAACAAGGGTGATATAGATTCGGCGGTAGCAGCACTACAATATGCAAAAAGGCCAAGAATCCATACTGGAATTGGTTCTTCGGATATGCACATTAAACATAAATTTAATAGCACTCGCGAAGAAATTTTAGCGAGAGCAGTTGATGCTGTAAAATATGCTAAACAATTTGTAGAAGATATTGAGTTTTATGCTGAAGATGCGGGTAGAGCAGACATCAACTTCTTAGCGCAAATGGTTGAAGCAGTAATTGCTGCAGGTGCTACTGTAGTGAATATACCTGATACCAATGGTTATTGTTTACCAGATCAATACGGACAAAAAATCAAATTTTTGAAAGATAACGTTCAAAACATTGATCAAGCCATTATCTCTGTGCATTGTCATAACGACCTTGGTTTGGCTACTGCTAATTCGGTTGCTGGTTTACAAAATGGCGCTCGCCAAATTGAAGGTACAATTAATGGAATAGGCGAACGTGCTGGTAATACTTCTATTGAAGAGGTAGTAATGATTTTAAAAACGCACCAAAACCTTGGATTGCACACCAACATCAATACCAAAAACTTTTACGAAATAAGCCGTATGGTAAGTTCTCAAATGCGGATGCCTGTACAGCCAAACAAAGCGATTGTAGGAAGTAATGCTTTTGCACATAGCTCAGGTATTCACCAAGATGGATTTTTGAAAAATCGTGAAAACTATGAAATCATTCGCCCAGAAGATGTTGGTTTTCCTGATGCAACCATTGTACTTACGGCTAGAAGTGGTAGACATGCCTTAAAATTCCATTTGGAAAGGTTAGGCCATAATTTAAGCAAAGATGATTTAGCCACTGCTTATCATCAATTTTTAACCATTGCCGATCGTAAATTAGATATTAATGATGAAGATCTCACCTTAATGATGAGAGAATTATTGAGTGTAGAACGTTAA
- a CDS encoding ATP-binding cassette domain-containing protein — MKKPVVHITNFNLKYQDKSVFTDLCWTINIGENWLLSGESGNGKTSLVKAIANLIPHYGTVEINFNPESQLAAVVHYVANWYQFKDLEGQSNFYYQQRYNKQVASTTNSVGSELRHFGQQHQLNSAALNPIMAALGFENLLAATLIELSSGEHKKLQLIKAIWLKPQLLILDLPYNGLDVASRANLNALLDDLVEDGTQLILISNESEMPASINRFAKIEDGKLVETAEMQYLVNTSDEALKPLPSFFEEKQWSASKSHLIKMIDVNVSYGDKKVLKNINWEVKAGEKWALQGPNGSGKSTLLSLICADHPQAFANNLYLFGNLRGSGESIWEIKERIGLISPELHWYFDPKATVWETIVSGFYDSSGLFCDPGYTKKLQADELIHFFGLDDYKSTLVSKLPLGKQRLALLGRTIIKNPELLILDEPCQGLDQQQTFHFNKLIDELCKNGTTLIYVGHFESQLPACIEKRIVLENGEVQVIENILEAVSEI; from the coding sequence ATGAAAAAACCCGTCGTCCATATCACCAATTTTAATTTAAAATATCAGGATAAGTCTGTTTTTACGGATTTGTGCTGGACAATTAATATTGGTGAAAACTGGTTACTTTCGGGTGAAAGCGGCAACGGAAAAACCTCATTAGTTAAAGCCATTGCTAATTTAATTCCACATTACGGCACTGTTGAGATAAACTTCAATCCAGAAAGTCAGTTAGCTGCTGTGGTTCATTATGTAGCTAATTGGTATCAATTTAAAGATTTAGAAGGACAGTCTAATTTCTATTATCAACAACGTTATAATAAACAAGTTGCTTCTACAACCAATTCGGTGGGTAGCGAATTAAGACACTTTGGACAACAACATCAACTTAACTCTGCTGCATTAAATCCAATAATGGCTGCTTTAGGCTTTGAAAACTTGTTAGCAGCTACTTTAATTGAATTATCAAGCGGAGAACATAAAAAGCTACAATTAATTAAAGCCATTTGGTTAAAACCACAATTGCTAATTTTAGACCTTCCTTATAATGGGCTTGATGTAGCTTCTCGAGCAAATTTGAATGCATTATTAGATGATTTAGTTGAGGATGGAACTCAATTAATTTTGATTTCTAATGAATCGGAAATGCCAGCAAGCATTAATCGTTTTGCAAAAATAGAAGACGGAAAATTGGTTGAAACTGCAGAAATGCAGTATTTGGTTAATACATCTGATGAAGCTCTAAAACCTTTACCCTCATTTTTTGAGGAAAAACAATGGTCTGCCTCAAAATCACATCTCATTAAAATGATTGATGTAAATGTGAGCTATGGCGATAAAAAAGTATTAAAGAACATCAATTGGGAAGTTAAGGCTGGAGAAAAATGGGCTCTACAAGGACCAAATGGCTCTGGCAAGTCTACCCTATTGAGTTTAATCTGTGCGGATCATCCTCAGGCATTTGCCAATAACTTATATTTATTTGGCAACTTACGTGGCAGTGGTGAAAGCATTTGGGAAATCAAGGAACGCATTGGATTAATTTCTCCAGAATTACATTGGTATTTCGACCCTAAAGCAACCGTTTGGGAAACCATCGTTTCTGGGTTTTACGATAGCTCTGGTTTATTCTGCGACCCTGGTTATACCAAAAAACTACAAGCCGACGAATTGATTCATTTTTTCGGTTTGGATGATTATAAAAGCACCTTAGTAAGCAAACTTCCTTTAGGAAAACAACGCCTCGCTTTATTGGGGAGAACCATTATAAAAAATCCTGAATTATTAATTCTGGATGAGCCTTGCCAAGGCTTAGACCAACAACAAACCTTTCACTTTAATAAACTGATAGATGAGTTATGTAAAAATGGAACTACATTAATTTATGTAGGCCATTTCGAATCTCAACTTCCAGCTTGTATAGAAAAAAGAATTGTATTGGAAAATGGCGAAGTACAAGTGATAGAAAATATTTTAGAAGCGGTTAGCGAAATTTAA
- a CDS encoding methyltransferase domain-containing protein — translation MPEIVWDSNLYEKQHHFVSDYGADALQWLAPKPGEDILDLGCGTGQLAAQIEASGAEVFAIDASPDMIAVAKANYSEIGFEVMDATKLPYNEIFDAVFSNATFHWIEDQDALTKGIYNSLRPNGRLVAEFGGKGNVKSITDAIANAAKNLGLSEKLNNNFWFFPSISQYATLLEKHGFEVEQVWLFDRPTNLYGENGMYDWINQFAPHAFKNLTADEAEAIKDLAVQILKPTHYKNGQWVADYKRLRVKAYKN, via the coding sequence ATGCCAGAAATAGTTTGGGATAGTAATTTATACGAGAAACAGCATCACTTTGTATCTGATTATGGTGCAGATGCCTTGCAATGGCTTGCTCCTAAACCAGGCGAAGATATTTTGGATTTAGGATGTGGGACTGGACAATTAGCTGCGCAAATTGAAGCAAGTGGTGCTGAGGTTTTTGCCATTGATGCTTCTCCAGATATGATTGCTGTAGCGAAAGCAAATTATAGTGAAATTGGTTTCGAAGTAATGGATGCTACCAAATTACCATACAACGAAATTTTTGACGCCGTTTTTAGCAATGCTACTTTCCATTGGATTGAAGACCAAGATGCATTAACAAAAGGGATTTATAACAGTTTAAGACCTAATGGTAGATTAGTTGCAGAATTTGGCGGCAAGGGAAATGTAAAAAGCATAACTGATGCCATTGCAAATGCTGCAAAAAATTTAGGATTGAGTGAAAAATTAAACAACAATTTTTGGTTTTTCCCCTCAATTTCCCAGTACGCTACTCTTTTAGAAAAACACGGCTTTGAAGTTGAGCAAGTTTGGTTATTTGATAGGCCAACAAATTTATATGGCGAAAATGGAATGTATGATTGGATTAATCAATTTGCGCCACACGCTTTTAAAAATTTAACTGCTGATGAAGCAGAAGCTATCAAGGACTTAGCTGTACAGATATTAAAACCAACACATTATAAAAACGGTCAGTGGGTAGCAGATTATAAACGTTTGAGAGTTAAAGCTTATAAAAATTAG
- the ilvC gene encoding ketol-acid reductoisomerase, with protein MANYFNTLPLREKLNQLGVCDFMDSSEFLDGVNALKGKKMVIVGCGAQGLNQGLNLRDSGLDVSYTLRKEAIEGKRDSWKNATENNFKVGTYEELIPTADVVINLTPDKQHTAVVGAIMPLMKEGATLSYSHGFNIVEEGTQIRKDLTVIMVAPKCPGSEVRAEYVRGFGVPTLIAVHPENDPQGKGLAQAKAYCVGTGGHKAGVLKSSFVAEVKSDLMGEQTILCGLLQTGSILSFDKMVEKGIDAGYASKLVQYGVEVITEALKQGGITAMMDRLSNVAKIKAFEISEELKDIMRPLFQKHQDDIMSGEFSRIMMEDWANGDKNLLAWRAETGETAFEKTPAGDVKIGEQEYFDNYTLMVAFVRAGVELAFETMVDAGIKPESAYYESLHETPLIANTIARKKLFEMNRVISDTAEYGCYLFDQACKPLLADFMKKVDTDLVGKNFNEGKDGAVDNRALIEVNEAIRSHQVEQIGATLRKAMTAMKAIKTA; from the coding sequence ATGGCAAATTATTTTAACACACTACCTCTAAGAGAAAAATTAAACCAATTGGGCGTATGCGACTTTATGGACAGTTCTGAATTTTTGGACGGCGTAAATGCATTAAAAGGCAAAAAAATGGTAATTGTAGGTTGTGGCGCACAAGGCCTAAATCAGGGTTTAAACTTAAGAGATAGTGGTTTAGATGTTTCTTACACCTTACGTAAGGAAGCAATTGAAGGTAAAAGAGATTCGTGGAAAAATGCTACCGAGAACAACTTCAAAGTAGGCACTTACGAAGAATTAATTCCTACAGCTGATGTGGTGATTAACTTAACGCCTGATAAACAACATACTGCTGTAGTTGGTGCAATTATGCCTTTAATGAAAGAAGGTGCTACTTTGTCTTATTCTCACGGTTTTAATATTGTTGAAGAAGGAACACAAATCCGTAAAGATTTAACGGTAATTATGGTTGCACCAAAGTGCCCAGGTAGTGAAGTTAGAGCTGAATATGTAAGAGGTTTTGGTGTACCAACGCTAATTGCTGTTCACCCAGAGAATGACCCACAAGGAAAAGGATTAGCACAAGCAAAAGCTTATTGTGTTGGTACTGGTGGTCATAAAGCAGGTGTTTTAAAATCTTCTTTTGTTGCCGAAGTAAAATCTGATTTAATGGGTGAGCAAACCATTCTTTGTGGTTTATTGCAAACTGGTTCTATCTTATCTTTTGATAAAATGGTAGAAAAAGGAATTGATGCTGGTTATGCTTCTAAATTGGTTCAGTATGGTGTAGAAGTTATTACAGAAGCTTTAAAACAAGGTGGAATTACTGCTATGATGGACAGGTTAAGTAATGTTGCAAAAATTAAGGCATTCGAAATTTCTGAAGAGCTTAAAGATATCATGCGTCCGTTGTTCCAAAAACACCAAGATGATATCATGAGCGGCGAATTTAGTCGCATCATGATGGAAGATTGGGCTAATGGCGATAAAAACCTATTAGCTTGGAGAGCTGAAACTGGTGAAACTGCCTTTGAAAAAACACCTGCTGGTGATGTTAAAATCGGCGAACAAGAATATTTTGACAATTACACTTTAATGGTTGCTTTTGTAAGAGCGGGTGTTGAATTAGCATTTGAAACTATGGTTGATGCTGGTATTAAACCTGAGTCTGCTTATTACGAATCATTACATGAAACACCATTAATCGCCAATACCATTGCTCGTAAAAAATTGTTCGAAATGAACCGCGTTATTTCTGATACGGCTGAATACGGTTGTTATTTATTTGACCAAGCTTGTAAACCTTTATTAGCTGACTTCATGAAAAAAGTGGATACTGATTTAGTGGGTAAAAACTTTAATGAAGGCAAAGATGGCGCTGTTGATAACAGAGCACTAATTGAAGTTAACGAAGCTATTCGTTCTCATCAAGTAGAACAAATTGGTGCTACTTTGCGTAAAGCAATGACTGCAATGAAAGCGATAAAAACTGCCTAA
- the ilvN gene encoding acetolactate synthase small subunit, with product MSTENNKQEFTITVYTENQIGLLNRIAIIFSRRKINIESLNVSPSEIEHIHRFNIVIHEAEDVVRKLGRQIEKQIEVLKVYYNTNEDIIWQEMALYKVPTEEIAEKVLVERLLREHGARVVVIRKDYTVFETTGHREETDKLIEVLQPHGLIEFVRSARVAIIKDSEGFNAKLREFEREEPGQDVIENEYLDKGQKVFTM from the coding sequence ATGAGCACAGAAAACAATAAACAAGAATTTACAATAACCGTTTATACCGAAAATCAAATTGGCTTATTAAACAGGATTGCGATTATTTTTTCGCGTAGGAAAATAAATATAGAGAGCTTAAATGTTTCTCCTTCTGAGATTGAGCATATCCATCGTTTTAATATTGTGATACACGAAGCTGAAGACGTAGTTAGAAAACTAGGTCGCCAGATTGAAAAGCAAATTGAAGTTTTAAAAGTATACTACAATACTAATGAGGATATCATTTGGCAAGAGATGGCTCTTTACAAAGTGCCTACCGAAGAGATCGCAGAGAAAGTATTGGTAGAGCGTTTACTTCGTGAACACGGTGCTCGTGTAGTAGTAATTAGAAAAGATTATACAGTATTTGAGACCACTGGACACAGAGAAGAAACTGATAAGTTAATTGAAGTTTTGCAACCTCACGGCTTAATCGAATTTGTGCGTAGCGCCAGAGTTGCGATTATTAAAGATAGCGAAGGCTTTAATGCTAAACTGAGAGAATTTGAACGTGAAGAACCTGGTCAGGATGTGATTGAAAATGAGTATTTAGATAAGGGACAGAAGGTTTTTACGATGTAA